In Halovivax gelatinilyticus, the following are encoded in one genomic region:
- a CDS encoding multicopper oxidase family protein: protein MSGFSRRRLLQSGAALGLSGVVSTGVGAHDDGHGDDGDHDHGHHSPDLEKYVQELPVPEVRTPDGSRRGGPYHDVTIEETTHSFHPDLDETTIWGYDGQFPGPIIEAERNRRLSVEVDNSELPGTHLFDVDERIPGTTAENYVGYDGPVPDVRNSTHFHGLDVATESDGQADMWISPDGSTGPRRSVDVQEIPNRQSRLTSTYHDHTRGITRLNNYAGLVGPYYITSQRERDLGLPDGEYDVPLVLADRSFHDDGELYYPDGFEDDFAGDTMTVNGAAWPYLEVEPRRYRLRVLNVSNARTFDLELVTEDDHGDDGDHDHGDDDDGHTHANGMEMVPPLHQISPGHGFLEEVVEIGHMGDLHSLLLAPFERADVIVDFSDFAGETFTLVNHAEFPYMGDMDHGDHDHGDMDTTDDDHDHGDDEYPQIHEVMQIRVAHHADGEDASVHPSDLQLPNRSGLNPETARAHREITMGMEMDEHGLMAHTLNDRTWGDPVEIKPQFGSTEVWDLVNDDHHSHPIHLHLVEFDVVGRKQHDDHDHGDDHDHDMVGDDDDHGGHHDDLPTYEARGQAIKASRELGLDGRIHEMGMDGEVVYAPGADHHEYMEAWDDHHGWDDPRPNERGGKDTVLVDPGETVRIAVKFERDGMYPFHCHVLEHEDYAMMRPFEVVRGNKGPGLPGRGPGTTPPGHDDDHPGRGHGRFK, encoded by the coding sequence ATGAGCGGGTTCTCACGCCGACGCTTGCTCCAGTCGGGCGCCGCCCTCGGGCTCTCAGGAGTCGTCTCGACCGGAGTGGGCGCACACGACGACGGTCACGGAGACGATGGCGATCACGACCACGGCCATCACTCACCGGACCTGGAAAAGTACGTCCAGGAGCTACCAGTTCCCGAGGTTCGCACGCCGGACGGCAGTCGACGCGGCGGGCCGTACCACGACGTTACGATCGAGGAGACGACACACTCGTTCCACCCGGATCTCGACGAGACGACCATCTGGGGCTACGACGGCCAGTTCCCCGGGCCGATCATCGAAGCCGAACGGAATCGGCGGTTGTCGGTCGAGGTAGACAACAGCGAGCTTCCCGGGACGCACCTCTTCGACGTCGACGAGCGAATTCCCGGGACGACCGCCGAGAACTACGTCGGGTACGACGGTCCAGTTCCGGACGTCCGAAACTCGACGCACTTTCACGGACTCGACGTTGCGACCGAAAGCGACGGGCAGGCCGACATGTGGATCTCACCCGATGGGAGTACCGGGCCACGACGCTCGGTCGACGTCCAGGAGATCCCGAACCGTCAGTCGCGTCTAACCTCGACGTACCACGATCACACCCGTGGAATCACTCGGCTCAACAACTACGCCGGACTCGTCGGCCCGTACTACATCACGAGCCAGCGCGAGCGAGACCTCGGTCTCCCCGACGGTGAGTACGACGTACCGCTGGTGCTCGCCGATCGGTCGTTCCACGACGACGGCGAGTTGTACTATCCGGACGGATTCGAAGACGACTTCGCCGGCGACACGATGACGGTCAACGGCGCGGCCTGGCCGTACCTCGAGGTCGAACCGCGCCGCTACCGCCTTCGAGTATTGAACGTCTCGAACGCCCGGACGTTCGACCTCGAACTGGTCACCGAAGACGATCACGGAGACGACGGGGATCACGACCACGGCGATGACGACGACGGTCACACGCACGCGAACGGGATGGAGATGGTCCCTCCCCTCCACCAGATTTCGCCCGGACACGGCTTCTTAGAGGAGGTCGTCGAGATCGGACACATGGGCGATCTCCACTCGCTGTTGCTGGCACCGTTCGAACGGGCGGACGTCATCGTCGACTTCTCCGATTTCGCCGGCGAAACGTTCACGCTCGTCAATCACGCCGAATTCCCCTACATGGGCGACATGGATCACGGCGACCACGATCACGGGGATATGGATACCACGGACGACGACCACGACCACGGCGACGACGAGTACCCGCAGATCCACGAAGTGATGCAGATTCGAGTCGCTCATCACGCAGACGGCGAAGACGCGAGCGTCCATCCGAGTGATCTGCAGCTGCCAAACCGCTCCGGACTGAATCCGGAGACAGCCCGTGCCCACCGCGAGATCACGATGGGGATGGAGATGGACGAACACGGCCTCATGGCGCACACCCTGAACGACCGAACGTGGGGCGATCCCGTCGAGATCAAACCGCAGTTCGGCTCGACCGAGGTCTGGGACCTCGTCAACGACGACCACCACTCGCATCCGATTCACTTACACCTCGTCGAGTTCGACGTGGTCGGGCGCAAGCAACACGACGATCACGACCACGGCGACGACCACGACCACGATATGGTCGGTGACGATGACGATCACGGTGGCCACCACGACGACCTGCCGACGTACGAGGCCAGAGGGCAGGCGATCAAAGCGTCGAGAGAACTGGGCCTCGACGGACGAATCCACGAAATGGGGATGGACGGCGAGGTCGTCTACGCACCCGGAGCGGATCACCACGAGTACATGGAGGCGTGGGACGATCACCACGGCTGGGACGATCCCCGACCCAACGAGCGAGGGGGGAAGGACACCGTCCTGGTCGACCCGGGCGAGACCGTTCGCATCGCCGTCAAATTCGAGCGCGACGGGATGTATCCGTTCCATTGTCACGTCTTAGAACACGAAGATTACGCCATGATGCGGCCGTTCGAGGTCGTCCGCGGCAACAAGGGTCCCGGACTCCCAGGCCGTGGACCGGGTACGACGCCGCCAGGCCACGACGACGACCATCCCGGACGCGGTCACGGTCGGTTCAAGTGA
- a CDS encoding universal stress protein: MKVLLGLGGTAESTRALSETVERGRAMGDELVIAVLEKPDSPRSSEEMATEAETVVSDAGLDAEIRRLAGDPGPALVDLAEREGFDQVVIGGGTETPMGKIRLGSITEFVLLNASMTVKLVR, encoded by the coding sequence ATGAAGGTGTTGTTGGGTCTCGGCGGGACGGCCGAGTCGACGCGGGCGCTCTCGGAGACGGTCGAGCGAGGCCGCGCCATGGGTGACGAACTGGTGATCGCCGTCCTCGAGAAACCCGACTCGCCGCGGTCGAGCGAGGAGATGGCGACCGAAGCCGAAACCGTCGTCTCCGACGCGGGCCTCGACGCCGAGATCAGGCGCCTGGCGGGAGATCCCGGTCCGGCGCTGGTCGACCTGGCCGAACGCGAAGGATTCGACCAGGTGGTGATCGGCGGCGGCACGGAGACGCCGATGGGAAAGATTCGCCTCGGTTCGATCACGGAGTTCGTCCTGTTGAACGCCTCGATGACGGTCAAACTGGTTCGATGA
- the sod gene encoding superoxide dismutase: MTDYELPPLPYEYDALEPHLSEQVLTWHHDTHHQGYVDGWNAAEETLAANRESGDVDGSAGALRSVTHNGSGHVLHELFWQNMSPEGGDGPTGALADRIETDFGSYDAWKAEFEAAAGAAGGWALLVYDSFSNQLRNVVVDKHDQGALWGAHPILALDVWEHSYYHDYGPARGDFVEAFFAVVDWDEPARRYERAVDRFE, translated from the coding sequence ATGACCGACTACGAGCTACCACCGCTTCCGTACGAGTACGACGCACTGGAACCGCACCTCTCCGAACAGGTACTCACCTGGCACCACGACACCCACCACCAGGGCTACGTCGACGGCTGGAACGCGGCCGAAGAGACCCTCGCCGCGAATCGCGAGTCGGGCGACGTCGACGGCTCGGCCGGCGCACTTCGCAGCGTTACCCACAACGGGTCGGGGCACGTCCTTCACGAGCTGTTCTGGCAGAACATGTCGCCCGAAGGCGGCGATGGACCGACCGGCGCCCTCGCCGACCGGATCGAGACCGACTTCGGCTCCTACGACGCCTGGAAAGCCGAGTTCGAAGCCGCGGCCGGCGCCGCCGGCGGCTGGGCGCTGCTGGTATACGACAGTTTCTCGAACCAGCTTCGAAACGTCGTCGTCGACAAACACGACCAGGGCGCCCTCTGGGGCGCTCACCCGATCCTCGCGCTCGACGTCTGGGAGCACTCCTACTACCACGACTACGGCCCGGCCCGCGGTGACTTCGTCGAGGCCTTCTTCGCCGTCGTCGACTGGGACGAGCCGGCGCGTCGATACGAACGGGCCGTAGACCGGTTCGAGTAG
- a CDS encoding universal stress protein: protein MFDRVVVATDGSESVERAIDVGLDVADRFDAEVAVVTVVDTGEADAAPEELREEYRRALETQAESAITDIESRLDGAQITTAVREGRPAPEIRAYAREVDADLVVAGTRGRHGEHRPLLGSVAEHLVRSSPVPVLTVRQLEAGELATG, encoded by the coding sequence ATGTTCGATCGAGTAGTCGTCGCGACCGACGGATCCGAGAGCGTCGAGCGAGCGATCGACGTCGGGCTCGACGTCGCAGATCGGTTCGACGCCGAGGTGGCCGTCGTGACCGTCGTCGACACGGGTGAAGCCGATGCGGCGCCCGAGGAGCTACGCGAGGAGTACCGCCGCGCCCTCGAGACGCAGGCGGAATCGGCGATCACCGACATCGAGTCGCGGCTCGACGGAGCACAGATCACGACGGCGGTCCGCGAGGGACGCCCGGCCCCGGAGATCCGAGCCTACGCCCGCGAGGTCGACGCCGACCTCGTCGTCGCCGGGACGCGCGGCCGCCACGGCGAGCACCGTCCGCTGCTGGGAAGCGTCGCCGAACACCTGGTGCGGAGTTCGCCCGTTCCCG
- a CDS encoding SHOCT domain-containing protein: MGSSDDDGGFSLIELYVVKFVLADVVIIAALLFAGPIYAVTITALLIVSVFLVWYLTERVGADDSSADSDRREWEREQASSTDDRGGGIDPVTTLQERYASGDITEIEFERTLDQLLEADERAEAAGVETERLSLERDQ, translated from the coding sequence ATGGGTAGTTCGGACGACGACGGCGGCTTCAGCCTGATCGAACTCTACGTCGTGAAGTTCGTCCTCGCCGACGTCGTCATCATCGCCGCCTTGCTCTTTGCGGGCCCGATCTACGCCGTCACCATCACGGCACTGCTCATCGTGAGCGTCTTTCTCGTCTGGTATCTCACCGAGCGCGTCGGTGCGGACGACTCGTCGGCGGACTCCGATCGCCGCGAGTGGGAACGCGAGCAAGCCAGCAGCACCGACGACAGGGGCGGCGGGATCGATCCGGTGACGACGCTCCAGGAGCGCTACGCGAGCGGGGACATCACCGAAATCGAGTTCGAACGCACGCTCGATCAGTTGCTCGAGGCCGACGAGCGAGCGGAGGCGGCCGGCGTCGAGACCGAACGGCTCTCGCTCGAACGCGATCAGTGA
- a CDS encoding MBL fold metallo-hydrolase yields MRVSFQNANVHRGNESTLLRVTTTDGRRACILVDAGPGVDVETLLDEDEYLNAILLTHAHIDHYLTLANNVTHGAPIYASPATAATLERALPEATKDNDVGPVSDALEALTPITEWTDVLPEVAVRPVPAGHAPGASGFVCRFRDEAATVSTDRHVLITGDFTRRSCAGYPGLPTQFPFEIDTVVCTVATNDAYESTLQTAVETILERAFAGSTVVVAAGSLAGVHLGSLIADVADRLDRPLPVELVGQAAKLADELDVVPSGLSTRPVFDDPAEILEPGSVTIAGPADPTRGSARRLFDAISDDDGALFVQSTPDDDATRSARCTIRTFDLSNHPAHETIVELVDELAPLQVIATHGGRSRLKRVQRDLDRCFVWGSADDAIHPLYDDGEWLEPAWIGEEAVRTIRDRHRQRLVESPPTTAVTFPTLDPGPVDLEDEGVEFDRLRTKFTPSIANPYGSSATADGGTLDSSCGPEAQPTGEFVAGESIATDDSAMMTDGKQSFESTVLDRLDAIEARLDESESVRARVLGGGPDRLLNPLDDVDLEPGEIVEISIERAAERADGEVERGADETQTDSTG; encoded by the coding sequence ATGCGCGTCTCCTTCCAGAACGCGAACGTCCACCGCGGGAACGAGTCGACCCTTCTTCGCGTCACCACGACCGACGGACGCCGCGCGTGTATCCTCGTCGACGCGGGCCCGGGCGTCGACGTGGAGACGCTTCTCGACGAGGACGAGTATCTGAACGCGATATTGCTCACGCACGCCCACATCGACCACTATCTGACGCTCGCGAACAACGTCACGCACGGCGCGCCGATCTACGCGTCGCCCGCGACGGCTGCCACGCTCGAACGGGCGCTCCCCGAGGCTACCAAGGACAACGACGTCGGTCCCGTCTCGGACGCGCTGGAGGCCCTCACGCCGATTACCGAGTGGACGGACGTGCTTCCGGAAGTCGCCGTTCGCCCCGTCCCGGCCGGCCACGCACCCGGTGCATCCGGCTTCGTCTGTCGTTTTCGTGACGAGGCGGCCACCGTCTCCACCGATCGCCACGTACTCATCACCGGCGATTTCACCCGGCGGTCCTGTGCCGGCTATCCGGGGCTCCCGACGCAATTTCCGTTCGAAATCGACACCGTTGTCTGTACCGTCGCGACGAACGACGCGTACGAGTCGACCCTGCAGACGGCCGTCGAGACGATCCTGGAACGGGCATTCGCCGGCTCGACGGTCGTCGTTGCGGCCGGATCGCTCGCCGGCGTCCACCTCGGTTCGCTCATCGCCGACGTCGCCGATCGCCTCGACAGACCGCTCCCGGTCGAACTCGTGGGCCAGGCGGCCAAACTGGCCGACGAACTCGACGTCGTTCCGTCCGGACTCTCGACGCGTCCCGTGTTCGACGATCCGGCCGAAATCCTGGAACCCGGCAGCGTCACGATTGCCGGCCCGGCCGATCCGACCCGCGGGAGCGCCCGTCGACTGTTCGACGCAATTTCCGACGACGACGGGGCGCTCTTCGTCCAGTCGACGCCGGACGACGACGCGACGCGTTCGGCACGGTGTACGATTCGGACGTTCGACCTGTCGAACCACCCCGCCCACGAGACGATCGTCGAACTCGTCGACGAGCTGGCACCGTTGCAGGTGATCGCGACGCACGGCGGTCGCTCGCGACTGAAGCGCGTTCAGCGCGATCTGGACCGGTGTTTCGTCTGGGGGAGCGCCGACGACGCGATTCACCCGCTCTACGACGACGGCGAGTGGCTCGAACCGGCCTGGATCGGCGAGGAGGCGGTCCGTACGATCAGAGACCGACACCGACAGCGACTCGTCGAATCTCCGCCGACGACGGCCGTGACGTTTCCGACGCTCGATCCCGGTCCGGTCGATCTCGAAGACGAAGGGGTCGAATTCGATCGACTCCGGACGAAGTTTACCCCGTCGATTGCCAACCCGTACGGCTCGTCGGCGACCGCCGACGGTGGGACGCTCGATTCGTCGTGCGGTCCGGAGGCGCAACCGACGGGGGAATTCGTCGCCGGCGAATCGATCGCCACGGACGATTCAGCGATGATGACGGACGGGAAACAATCGTTCGAATCGACCGTCCTGGACCGACTCGATGCGATCGAAGCGCGACTCGATGAATCGGAATCCGTTCGGGCGCGCGTTCTCGGCGGCGGACCCGACCGCCTTCTCAATCCGCTGGACGATGTCGATCTCGAACCGGGTGAGATCGTCGAGATATCGATCGAACGGGCCGCAGAGCGAGCGGACGGAGAGGTCGAACGTGGCGCGGACGAAACTCAGACCGACAGCACGGGTTGA
- a CDS encoding GNAT family N-acetyltransferase, translating into MQRTRRYPDDPAGPFPRPPAVFTDDEERRLRIEPLDDSEALDGFGALDDSEAVVDALTTMYSQFHPADRAQGIPPASEPQIRSWLAPLVENGINVAVRPVSTDEPKNGTASGSAPDRVDDEPGYVGHAVLVPETDEPDSIADPGEVEWELAIFVLQAYQGAGIGTELLAHLLGEASARGVDRVWLTVERWNGAAITVYERTGFRTVGTESFDIEMAIRLSGE; encoded by the coding sequence ATGCAACGGACGAGACGATACCCCGACGACCCGGCCGGCCCGTTTCCGCGGCCGCCGGCGGTGTTCACAGACGACGAGGAGCGCCGGCTCCGGATCGAGCCCCTCGACGACTCGGAAGCTCTCGACGGATTTGGGGCGCTCGACGACTCCGAGGCCGTCGTCGACGCGCTGACGACGATGTACTCACAATTTCACCCCGCTGACCGCGCCCAGGGGATTCCCCCGGCCAGCGAACCCCAGATCAGATCCTGGCTGGCACCCCTCGTCGAAAACGGGATCAACGTCGCCGTCAGGCCGGTGTCGACGGACGAGCCCAAAAACGGCACGGCGAGTGGCTCCGCTCCCGATCGAGTCGACGACGAACCCGGGTACGTCGGTCACGCCGTCCTCGTTCCGGAGACCGACGAACCCGACTCGATCGCCGACCCGGGCGAGGTCGAGTGGGAACTGGCGATTTTCGTCCTCCAGGCCTACCAGGGCGCCGGGATCGGCACCGAACTGCTGGCTCACCTCCTCGGCGAAGCGAGCGCGCGCGGCGTCGACCGCGTCTGGCTCACCGTCGAGCGCTGGAACGGCGCGGCGATCACCGTCTACGAGCGGACGGGCTTTCGAACGGTCGGCACCGAAAGCTTCGACATCGAGATGGCGATCCGGCTCTCCGGTGAGTGA
- a CDS encoding universal stress protein has translation MDDSLTVETVLAPVDGTDGSMEAIECAIEFADRYDASVHALFVLGREVVLGMDADAVDEETVAESVQAFLADVRTHADLEDVPFTTSTVHGFSSNRLTHHPGSVVLDAADAVNADVIVLPRTQSDEAATVLETVAEYVLGYASQPVLSV, from the coding sequence ATGGACGACTCCCTCACCGTCGAGACGGTGCTGGCTCCGGTCGACGGCACCGACGGCTCGATGGAGGCCATCGAGTGTGCGATCGAGTTCGCCGACCGCTACGACGCGTCCGTTCACGCGCTGTTCGTCCTCGGCCGCGAAGTGGTGCTAGGAATGGACGCCGACGCCGTCGACGAGGAAACCGTCGCCGAGAGCGTTCAGGCGTTTCTCGCCGACGTTCGCACCCACGCCGACCTCGAAGACGTGCCGTTTACCACCTCGACCGTCCACGGCTTCTCGTCCAACCGGTTGACCCACCACCCGGGAAGCGTCGTCCTCGACGCCGCCGACGCCGTCAACGCGGACGTCATCGTCCTCCCGCGCACGCAGTCGGACGAGGCCGCGACGGTGCTAGAGACGGTCGCCGAGTACGTCCTCGGCTACGCGAGTCAACCCGTGCTGTCGGTCTGA